From Lujinxingia vulgaris, a single genomic window includes:
- the grpE gene encoding nucleotide exchange factor GrpE, with protein sequence MTENEKHDESMDEPTEVSTDAAASEEPAGHEEESESLDDDLFLSPDDDEDDDEEVIVVGEEDSDADDDDDEDDDDDALSEANEALKSELEAARTQLGEVSEERDELKNKLMRSVADLENYRRRADREKDDLRKYGIDKVVSDLIPAVDNLERALQHAEGKEDPSSIVDGVTMVYKQIVNALAKYGVQGFVSKGEAFDPQRHEAIQQVETTEYDTGTVVEEYQKGYFLHDRLLRPALVAVAKRIDAPQTEDSSDEEQADVAGEPQGDADDGAAAQD encoded by the coding sequence TTGACTGAGAACGAGAAGCACGACGAATCGATGGATGAACCCACCGAAGTCAGCACGGATGCAGCGGCGTCCGAAGAACCCGCAGGCCACGAGGAGGAGAGCGAGAGCCTCGATGATGACCTCTTTCTGAGCCCGGACGACGACGAAGATGACGATGAAGAGGTCATTGTCGTGGGCGAAGAAGACTCCGATGCGGACGACGACGATGATGAGGATGATGACGATGACGCGTTGTCGGAGGCCAACGAGGCGCTGAAGTCCGAGTTGGAAGCTGCCCGCACCCAACTCGGGGAAGTCAGCGAAGAGCGCGATGAGCTTAAAAATAAGCTGATGCGTTCGGTGGCCGACCTTGAGAATTACCGTCGTCGCGCCGACCGTGAGAAGGATGACCTGCGCAAGTATGGCATCGACAAGGTCGTCTCCGACCTGATTCCGGCGGTCGACAACCTGGAGCGCGCTCTGCAGCACGCCGAGGGCAAAGAAGACCCCTCCTCGATCGTCGACGGTGTGACGATGGTCTACAAGCAGATCGTCAACGCGCTGGCCAAATACGGTGTGCAGGGGTTTGTGTCGAAGGGCGAGGCATTTGACCCGCAGCGTCACGAGGCCATTCAGCAGGTCGAGACGACTGAATACGACACCGGCACCGTCGTTGAAGAGTACCAGAAGGGCTACTTCCTCCACGACAGACTGCTGCGCCCGGCGCTGGTCGCTGTTGCAAAACGCATCGACGCCCCGCAGACTGAAGACTCCAGCGACGAAGAGCAGGCCGATGTGGCCGGCGAGCCCCAGGGCGACGCCGATGACGGCGCGGCCGCGCAGGACTGA
- the dnaK gene encoding molecular chaperone DnaK, which produces MAYTIGIDLGTTNSCVCVIANGERIVIPNAEGTRTTPSVVAFTDDGQRIVGQVAKRQAQTNPENTIYAVKRLIGRRFDAPDVEQAKRSCAYPIVEGPNGDAWVRAQDKDYSPAEISALILKEMKSVAEDHLGEEVEDAVITVPAYFNDAQRQATKDAGRIAGLNVLRIVNEPTAAALAYGLARTETSDMKVAVYDLGGGTFDISILELSDGVFSVLSTSGDTYLGGEDFDNAIIDWLADTFEDEHGVDLREVSMALQRLKEDAERVKCELSSTEEAEINMPFIHMSDSGPLHLEATLTREKLEELVDHLVERSLDPCRTALQDAQVGREEIDVVLLVGGMTRMPRVRKRVAQFFNKRPDTSVNPDEVVAMGAAVQGSIVRGELTDVLLLDVTPLTLGVETAGGVFTPMIQRNTTVPCSYSEVFSTSINNQSMVRVHVLQGERAMAADNKSLAVFELTGIPPAPRGVPRIEVTFNIDENGIVTASARDQATGREQSVNIVADGGLSDNDIERLIAEAQANEEQDKLTKELTQRRVEAQGLLYSTERSLEEFGSMMPEQERNDLMADITTIKELIEDATFEELDTIVATLEAGAYRLAELMYASMDDGAAAVEE; this is translated from the coding sequence ATGGCATATACGATCGGCATCGACTTAGGGACGACCAACAGCTGCGTGTGTGTGATCGCCAATGGCGAACGCATCGTGATTCCCAACGCCGAGGGCACGCGCACCACGCCTTCGGTGGTGGCTTTTACCGACGACGGCCAGCGCATCGTCGGGCAGGTGGCCAAGCGCCAGGCGCAGACCAACCCTGAGAACACGATCTACGCGGTCAAACGGCTTATCGGGCGACGTTTTGATGCGCCCGACGTCGAGCAAGCCAAGCGCAGCTGCGCCTACCCGATCGTGGAAGGCCCCAACGGTGATGCCTGGGTACGCGCCCAGGACAAAGACTACTCGCCGGCCGAGATATCGGCGTTGATCCTCAAAGAGATGAAGTCGGTCGCCGAAGATCATCTTGGCGAGGAGGTCGAAGATGCGGTGATCACGGTGCCCGCGTATTTCAACGATGCTCAGCGTCAGGCGACCAAAGACGCCGGTCGCATCGCCGGGCTCAATGTGCTGCGTATCGTCAACGAGCCCACGGCCGCGGCGCTGGCTTACGGTCTGGCGCGCACCGAGACCAGCGACATGAAGGTGGCCGTCTACGACCTCGGCGGCGGCACCTTCGATATCTCGATTCTGGAGCTCTCCGACGGGGTCTTCAGCGTGCTCTCCACCTCAGGCGATACCTACCTGGGCGGCGAGGACTTCGATAACGCTATCATCGACTGGTTGGCCGACACCTTTGAAGATGAGCATGGCGTGGATCTTCGGGAGGTGTCCATGGCTCTGCAGCGCCTCAAAGAGGATGCCGAGCGGGTCAAGTGCGAGCTTTCGAGCACCGAAGAGGCCGAGATCAACATGCCCTTCATTCATATGAGTGATTCGGGCCCGCTGCACCTGGAAGCCACCCTGACCCGCGAGAAGCTCGAGGAGCTGGTCGACCACCTGGTGGAGCGCTCGCTCGACCCGTGTCGTACCGCGCTACAAGACGCGCAGGTGGGCCGTGAAGAGATCGACGTGGTGCTGCTCGTCGGTGGCATGACGCGCATGCCGCGCGTGCGCAAGCGCGTGGCGCAGTTCTTCAACAAGCGCCCCGACACCTCGGTCAACCCCGATGAGGTTGTGGCCATGGGCGCAGCGGTGCAGGGGAGCATCGTGCGCGGTGAACTCACCGACGTGCTGCTCCTCGACGTCACCCCGCTGACCCTGGGGGTGGAGACGGCCGGTGGGGTGTTTACGCCGATGATTCAGCGAAATACCACCGTGCCCTGCAGCTACAGCGAGGTCTTCAGCACGAGCATCAACAACCAGTCGATGGTGCGCGTACACGTGCTCCAGGGCGAGCGCGCGATGGCCGCCGACAACAAGAGCCTGGCCGTCTTTGAGCTCACCGGGATTCCGCCGGCGCCTCGCGGGGTGCCGCGTATTGAGGTGACCTTCAACATCGATGAGAACGGCATTGTTACCGCCTCGGCCCGCGACCAGGCCACCGGCCGGGAGCAGTCGGTCAACATCGTGGCCGATGGTGGCCTGAGCGATAACGATATCGAGCGGCTCATCGCCGAGGCGCAGGCCAACGAAGAGCAGGATAAGCTCACCAAAGAGCTCACCCAGCGCCGCGTTGAGGCTCAGGGGCTGCTCTACTCCACCGAGCGCAGCCTGGAGGAGTTCGGCAGCATGATGCCCGAGCAGGAGCGCAACGATTTGATGGCGGATATCACCACCATCAAAGAGCTCATTGAAGATGCGACGTTTGAGGAGCTCGACACCATTGTGGCGACCCTGGAAGCCGGCGCGTATCGCCTGGCTGAGCTGATGTACGCCTCGATGGACGACGGCGCCGCCGCGGTTGAAGAATAA
- the dnaJ gene encoding molecular chaperone DnaJ, producing the protein MNADLYQVLGVRRDADGATIKAAYRKLALRYHPDQNPDDAGAEERFKELAHAYEVLSDPAKRAAYDRSGRIGGVNAMGGPSFEGLSDIFEIFNSVFGSVGRAQAQARARRGADVRVRLELSLEEAHAGGRRAVRVPRRRRCARCEGKGGEPGTRVRTCESCEGSGQVRSQQGFFSLMRECKRCQGRGRVVETPCRVCGGEGTIQSAETLEMVVPAGVDQGQTLRWEGKGEPGEPGARAGDLLVEVHLRPHPVFTRDGLDVHRDLEVTYTQASLGAKIDVATLEGEVVMKLPPGTQEGRILRLRGKGFAARQGDARGDMYVRVRVVSPEARADGGGERRGGLRQGILGKVRDLFR; encoded by the coding sequence ATGAACGCAGATCTTTACCAGGTGCTGGGCGTGCGACGCGACGCCGATGGGGCCACGATCAAGGCGGCCTATCGCAAACTCGCGCTGCGCTACCACCCCGATCAGAACCCCGACGACGCAGGCGCCGAGGAGCGTTTCAAAGAGCTCGCGCACGCCTACGAGGTGCTCAGCGATCCGGCCAAGCGCGCCGCCTACGATCGTTCGGGGCGCATCGGCGGGGTGAACGCGATGGGCGGGCCTTCGTTTGAGGGGCTCAGCGACATCTTTGAGATATTCAACTCGGTCTTCGGCAGCGTCGGCCGCGCGCAGGCGCAGGCGCGGGCGCGGCGGGGGGCCGACGTGCGGGTGCGTCTGGAGCTGAGCCTGGAAGAGGCCCACGCCGGAGGTCGCCGCGCGGTGCGGGTTCCGCGGCGTCGCCGCTGCGCCCGTTGCGAGGGCAAGGGCGGTGAGCCCGGCACCCGCGTGCGCACCTGTGAGAGTTGCGAGGGCAGCGGTCAGGTGCGCTCCCAGCAGGGGTTTTTCTCGTTGATGCGCGAATGCAAACGCTGCCAGGGGCGCGGGCGCGTGGTGGAGACGCCGTGTCGGGTCTGCGGCGGGGAGGGCACCATTCAGAGCGCGGAGACGCTGGAGATGGTGGTGCCGGCCGGCGTCGACCAGGGGCAGACTCTGCGCTGGGAAGGCAAGGGCGAGCCGGGAGAGCCGGGCGCGCGCGCCGGAGATCTTCTGGTGGAGGTGCATCTTCGACCGCATCCGGTCTTTACGCGCGACGGGCTCGATGTGCATCGCGACCTGGAGGTGACCTACACCCAGGCCTCGCTCGGCGCGAAGATCGATGTGGCGACGCTTGAGGGCGAGGTGGTCATGAAGTTGCCGCCCGGCACCCAGGAGGGGCGCATCTTGAGGCTTCGCGGCAAGGGGTTCGCCGCCCGTCAGGGCGATGCCCGGGGCGACATGTACGTGCGCGTCCGCGTGGTCTCTCCGGAGGCCAGGGCCGACGGTGGCGGTGAGCGACGGGGAGGCTTGCGACAGGGGATTCTCGGGAAGGTTCGTGATCTCTTTCGCTAA
- a CDS encoding penicillin-binding protein activator, with product MISFAKWMRGALIWAALMVVAAGVAHAEPVGSNDPAQVVAVVPQSGELAGVGAQLVEVMVWAAEDAGAELVVIDSEADPGALATELERALRSPTVVGVVGPLRASPAGVVAALSARAQVPALLLSGVEGVEARSPWAFRARMSVGEQAAFAARWAFERWPQGRVGVMAPLSDYGDEAARAFVGAWNERGGRVAALARYRSGETQFTPVVETLLGQRMRLERGREVAGRRPDRWETLRAGQPRIEALDVLLLADFDDAVARQAPFITREDALQQTQLLGLAGWRGQRLEQAGQELAGAIFFDTFGGLEQGGAAEGFVLAFEARFERAPTTVEVEVFDLVVFLALRSRADANRALRSPEGFEGITGRWRFDSRGAPLREPLALRVTEDGRWVPLSNDAPRETP from the coding sequence GTGATCTCTTTCGCTAAGTGGATGCGCGGCGCGTTGATCTGGGCCGCGTTGATGGTGGTGGCCGCCGGCGTGGCGCACGCAGAGCCCGTGGGGAGCAACGATCCGGCGCAGGTGGTGGCCGTGGTGCCGCAGTCTGGGGAGTTGGCGGGCGTGGGTGCGCAGCTCGTGGAGGTGATGGTGTGGGCCGCCGAGGATGCGGGGGCGGAGCTCGTCGTCATCGACAGTGAGGCCGACCCCGGGGCGCTGGCCACGGAGCTGGAGCGTGCGCTGCGCTCCCCGACGGTGGTCGGCGTGGTGGGGCCGCTGCGGGCGAGCCCGGCGGGAGTGGTCGCAGCCCTGAGCGCGCGGGCCCAGGTGCCGGCGTTGCTTTTGAGCGGAGTCGAGGGCGTGGAGGCGCGCTCGCCATGGGCGTTTCGCGCGCGGATGAGCGTGGGAGAGCAGGCGGCGTTTGCGGCGCGCTGGGCGTTTGAGCGCTGGCCGCAGGGGCGCGTCGGGGTGATGGCGCCCCTGTCGGACTACGGCGATGAGGCGGCGCGGGCCTTTGTCGGCGCCTGGAATGAGCGGGGCGGTCGCGTCGCAGCATTGGCGCGCTATCGGAGTGGGGAGACGCAATTTACCCCGGTGGTGGAGACCCTGCTCGGGCAACGTATGCGCCTGGAGCGCGGTAGGGAGGTTGCCGGCCGGCGCCCCGATCGGTGGGAAACGCTGCGCGCGGGCCAGCCCCGGATTGAGGCGCTCGACGTGCTCTTACTGGCGGACTTCGACGACGCTGTCGCAAGGCAAGCTCCCTTCATCACCCGCGAGGATGCGCTGCAGCAAACCCAACTTCTGGGGCTGGCCGGGTGGCGGGGGCAGCGGCTGGAGCAGGCAGGACAGGAGCTGGCCGGAGCCATCTTTTTTGACACCTTCGGGGGGCTGGAGCAGGGCGGGGCGGCCGAGGGGTTTGTGCTGGCCTTTGAGGCGCGCTTTGAGCGTGCGCCCACCACGGTTGAGGTGGAAGTGTTTGATCTTGTTGTGTTTCTTGCCTTGCGTTCGCGTGCCGATGCGAATCGCGCGCTGCGTTCCCCGGAGGGTTTTGAGGGCATCACGGGCCGCTGGCGCTTCGATAGCCGTGGGGCACCCCTGCGCGAGCCCCTGGCACTCCGGGTGACCGAAGACGGCCGCTGGGTACCGCTGAGCAACGATGCCCCCCGGGAGACGCCATGA
- a CDS encoding site-2 protease family protein codes for MTRQPPGDAAHDERLEPRAAVSEASATTPPSPSDDDRGSLRNQLALALLSLMTMFCAGLYAQGLSPFEMSAWAESSASIAAAYMACLFAIVGAHEMGHYLSARRRGVPASRPYLLPGIGPIPGVGMVPFFGTFGAFIRLSWTRVCARDLMAVAGWGPVAGFVVTVGVLAIGVGISNVEPLSAGDAEGVMRLGDSLLMQAMIAWHHGALPADHEVALHPVALAGWVGCLLTSLNLLPIGQLDGGHLVYGVLGERARFVSYAAFGLLVGMGLLAFPGWLLFAGLLWAMGLKHPPMLSGEPIKLPKAWMLGAGMAMFALTFVPAPVEVGGLLDVLGVFARE; via the coding sequence ATGACCCGTCAACCCCCAGGCGACGCGGCGCATGACGAGCGTTTGGAGCCCCGTGCGGCTGTGAGCGAAGCCTCTGCCACAACCCCACCGTCACCCTCCGACGATGACCGCGGCTCGCTGCGCAACCAGCTCGCCCTGGCTTTGCTCAGCCTCATGACGATGTTCTGCGCCGGACTCTACGCCCAGGGGTTAAGCCCCTTTGAGATGAGCGCGTGGGCCGAGAGCTCGGCCAGCATCGCGGCGGCATATATGGCCTGCCTCTTCGCCATCGTAGGCGCCCATGAGATGGGCCACTACCTCAGCGCGCGCCGCCGCGGTGTGCCGGCAAGCCGCCCCTACCTCTTGCCGGGCATCGGCCCGATTCCCGGGGTGGGCATGGTGCCTTTCTTCGGGACGTTTGGCGCGTTCATTCGGCTGAGCTGGACCCGCGTGTGCGCCCGCGACCTGATGGCGGTCGCAGGCTGGGGACCGGTCGCCGGGTTTGTCGTCACAGTCGGAGTGCTCGCCATCGGCGTGGGCATCTCAAATGTGGAGCCGCTGAGCGCCGGCGACGCCGAGGGCGTGATGCGCCTGGGCGATAGCCTGCTGATGCAGGCGATGATCGCCTGGCACCACGGCGCGCTTCCCGCCGATCATGAGGTCGCGCTGCACCCGGTGGCGCTCGCCGGCTGGGTGGGGTGCTTGCTGACCTCGCTCAACCTCTTGCCCATCGGGCAACTCGACGGCGGGCACCTGGTCTACGGGGTGCTTGGCGAGCGTGCGCGTTTTGTGAGCTATGCGGCGTTCGGACTTCTCGTCGGCATGGGACTTCTGGCGTTCCCGGGCTGGTTGCTCTTTGCGGGGCTTCTGTGGGCGATGGGGCTAAAACACCCGCCGATGCTGAGCGGTGAGCCCATAAAGCTACCAAAAGCGTGGATGCTCGGTGCCGGAATGGCGATGTTTGCGTTGACCTTTGTGCCCGCCCCGGTTGAGGTGGGCGGTCTTCTGGACGTACTGGGCGTGTTTGCCAGGGAGTGA